The Sinomicrobium kalidii genome contains a region encoding:
- a CDS encoding alpha/beta hydrolase, translating into MKIHSILFTLFSIAICQGQNTTVKVWPETIPGAIDNPAYEKETVYANNGKSPRISKVTDPLLEIFLPPEGRANGTAVLICPGGGYARLAIDHEGRDIAAWFNQMGITAFVLQYRLPSDAIMKDKSVGPLEDGQEAIRIIRRNAAEWNIAPDRIGVMGFSAGGHLASAISTHFSEKVYEPEDTTSARPDFSMLIYPVISMDPEITHKGSRTNLIGKNPAPDQVKRFSNELQITKDTPPAFLVHSSDDGAVPVENSIRYYLALKNNGVPAEMHVYPEGGHGYGMGRSDNTESTWPEALKKWLQMNDWL; encoded by the coding sequence ATGAAAATTCATTCCATTCTCTTTACATTGTTTTCCATAGCAATATGCCAGGGGCAGAACACAACCGTAAAAGTCTGGCCGGAGACTATTCCCGGGGCTATTGATAATCCTGCCTACGAAAAGGAGACTGTATACGCCAATAACGGAAAATCTCCCCGTATCAGTAAGGTGACCGATCCCCTGCTGGAAATTTTTCTTCCTCCTGAAGGCAGGGCAAACGGAACAGCTGTTCTGATTTGCCCCGGAGGAGGCTATGCCCGTCTTGCCATAGATCACGAAGGGCGTGATATTGCGGCATGGTTCAATCAAATGGGGATTACAGCCTTTGTGTTGCAGTACCGATTGCCGAGCGATGCCATAATGAAAGACAAAAGCGTGGGGCCGCTGGAAGACGGGCAGGAAGCCATCCGAATCATCCGTCGCAATGCTGCGGAGTGGAATATCGCCCCGGACAGGATCGGGGTTATGGGATTTTCTGCCGGAGGTCATCTGGCGTCTGCCATATCCACGCACTTTTCGGAGAAAGTATACGAACCGGAAGATACGACAAGTGCCAGGCCCGATTTTTCCATGCTTATTTATCCCGTGATCTCCATGGACCCGGAGATTACACATAAGGGTTCAAGGACCAACCTGATCGGGAAAAATCCTGCCCCGGACCAGGTGAAGCGTTTTTCGAACGAACTTCAGATCACAAAAGATACACCGCCTGCATTCCTGGTGCATTCTTCTGATGACGGTGCGGTTCCGGTAGAGAACAGCATACGTTATTACCTGGCATTAAAAAACAACGGAGTTCCGGCCGAGATGCATGTTTATCCCGAAGGCGGCCATGGTTACGGTATGGGGAGATCGGACAATACCGAGTCCACCTGGCCGGAAGCCTTAAAAAAATGGCTGCAAATGAACGATTGGCTGTAA